In the genome of Phlebotomus papatasi isolate M1 chromosome 2, Ppap_2.1, whole genome shotgun sequence, one region contains:
- the LOC129804664 gene encoding alpha-tocopherol transfer protein-like — protein MSMKFDENKIPFIDLGDGYIIRLEKEEIEGKTREKAFIELRETEDLKQKSFMQLRQLLEEEKDLNVPLSEDAFLLKFLRPCKFYPESALERMKKYYKFKIKYKKYAEDLVPRTVRHVFEKEVIYLSPLRTRNGCRILIVEIKKWKLNECSLDELFRTVEICLEAAMAEPKTQVNGVVVILNMEGLSLSHLTQFNPSFAAMLIHWVQECIGIRLKEVHIVNNSYIFNMLFAIFKPFLNEKLRKRIHFLNKDFKTLTSYMGKDCLRQAYGGTLMAPEVDGTLLADLFQFHSKEYEAASNFGYTNSCNS, from the exons ATGTCTATGAAATTCGACGAAAATAAGATCCCCTTCATTGATCTGGGTGATGGATACATTATCCGTTTGGAAAAGGAGGAAATTGAGGGAAAAACCCGCGAAAAGGCTTTTATTGAGCTAAGAGAAACGGAAGATCTGAAGCAAAAGAGTTTTATGCAATTACGACAACTGCTCGAAG AAGAGAAGGATCTGAACGTTCCCTTATCTGAGGATGCTTTTCTCCTTAAATTTTTAAGACCATGCAAATTTTATCCAGAAAGTGCATTGGAAAGA ATGAAGAAATACTACAAATTCAAGATCAAGTACAAGAAGTACGCTGAAGATCTTGTACCACGAACTGTGAGACATGTTTTTGAGAAGGAAGTCATCTACTTGAGTCCATTGCGAACAAGGAATGGCTGTAGAATTCTCATTGTGGAGATAAAGA aATGGAAACTTAATGAGTGCTCTCTGGATGAACTATTCAGAACGGTGGAGATTTGCTTGGAAGCCGCAATGGCTGAACCCAAAACTCAG GTGAATGGCGTAGTTGTGATTCTCAACATGGAAGGATTGTCCCTCTCGCACCTGACACAATTTAATCCATCATTCGCGGCAATGCTGATTCACTGGGTGCAGGAGTGCATTGGTATTCGCCTCAAAGAGGTGCACATCGTTAACAATTCCTACATCTTCAACATGTTATTTGCCATCTTCAAACCATTCCTCAATGAAAAACTACGCAAAAGA ATTCATTTTCTCAACAAGGATTTTAAGACCCTCACCTCGTACATGGGCAAAGATTGTCTCCGTCAAGCCTACGGGGGCACCCTTATGGCTCCTGAAGTAGATGGAACTCTTCTGGCGGATCTTTTCCAATTCCACAGTAAAGAATATGAAG CTGCCAGCAACTTTGGGTATACAAATAGTTGTAACAGCTAG
- the LOC129804663 gene encoding brachyurin-like encodes MWSLLLGSLFLIASVSALPWWRSLRAPYEIPEWQEKHPALMELVKRTNVDFGSRIVNGNEAFPHQFPYQTALVVRLENESTICGGSLISASYVLTAAHCTDLSVFVTVYLGVHNLSDYTEGTRVVQTVFRSDIVVHELYNTSGYQNDISVIKMPMPVTFNDAIRPVRLPSYQHIDETFQNEETIASGWGRTTDASWDGTDVLHYVKLSVISNTACRALYPTLQESNICTRGENRSGTCQGDSGGPLVIMEDDGIYTQIGIVSFGSGIGCSFNWPNVFVRLTSFLCWLGCHTDLPVRL; translated from the exons ATGTGGTCACTACTTTTGGGCTCTCTGTTTTTGATTGCGAGTGTTTCGGCTCTGCCATGGTGGAGGAGTTTGAGGGCTCCTTATGAGATTCCCGAGTGGCAGGAGAAGCATCCTGCACTGATGGAGTTAGTTAAACGGACGAACGTTGATTTTGGATCGCGTATTGTGAACGGGAATGAAGCATTTCCGCATCAGTTTCCGTATCAGACGGCCCTTGTGGTGCGTCTCGAGAATGAGAGTACTATCTGTGGGGGATCGTTGATCAGTGCGAGTTATGTGCTAACAGCTGCCCATTGCACGGACCTCAGTGTTTTTGTTACGGTCTACTTGGGGGTTCACAATTTGTCTGATTATACGGAAGGGACTCGGGTTGTACAAACCGTCTTCCGTAGCGACATTGTTGTACATGAATTGTACAATACATCTGGCTACCAGAATGATATCTCTGTGATTAAGATGCCAATGCCAGTCACATTTAATGACGCAATCAGACCAGTTCGTCTGCCTAGTTATCAGCACATCGATGAAACATTCCAGAATGAGGAAACAATAGCATCAGGATGGGGGAGAACAACTGATGCTTCCTGGGATGGAACGGATGTACTGCACTACGTAAAGTTATCTGTGATTTCTAATACGGCATGTAGGGCTCTATACCCTACACTTCAGGAAAGCAACATTTGTACACGTGGGGAAAATCGGTCAGGAACGTGTCAAG GTGACTCTGGAGGACCTTTGGTAATCATGGAAGACGATGGGATCTATACTCAAATCGGCATCGTATCTTTCGGAAGTGGCATCGGATGCTCGTTCAACTGGCCAAATGTCTTCGTGCGCTTGACTTCTTTCCTCTGCTGGCTCGGTTGTCATACCGATCTTCCAGTTCGTTTGTAG
- the LOC129804662 gene encoding brachyurin-like: MARSVVKMKTILLLCVAVFALAQAGNTDIYWSTVRPLWEIPSWQETHPKLMEIVEAHKELPQIQYGPGGRIVGGTYAQPHQFPYQVGLILHLDGGNGFCGGSLLSKNYVMTAAHCLDAAGSAIAILGAHHVFENEPTQQRIFSPGSSFRLYPNWDASLVRNDLATLRMENSAEYIPGLVNSVRLPNFRQIDVDFAGQMSSISGWGRFNDSSNELSPTLRYVRLPIMTNLACTLRWPGIIQPSNICADGANGGPCNGDSGGPVSVIEADGVTTQVGIVSFGLALGCELNWPSAHARVTSFLEWIDENTDHEIRENW; encoded by the coding sequence ATGGCAAGATCAGTTGTGAAAATGAAGACAATCTTGCTGCTGTGCGTTGCTGTGTTTGCCCTGGCCCAGGCCGGTAATACCGACATTTATTGGTCAACTGTGAGGCCATTGTGGGAGATCCCATCATGGCAGGAGACCCATCCTAAGCTTATGGAAATTGTGGAAGCGCACAAGGAACTACCACAGATTCAGTACGGACCAGGAGGACGCATTGTTGGCGGAACTTATGCCCAGCCTCATCAGTTCCCCTACCAAGTTGGTCTGATCCTTCACTTGGACGGTGGCAACGGCTTCTGCGGAGGTTCCCTGCTGTCTAAAAATTACGTCATGACTGCTGCTCATTGTCTGGATGCTGCTGGTTCGGCTATTGCCATCCTGGGAGCTCATCATGTGTTCGAGAACGAACCCACCCAGCAGCGTATCTTCTCTCCGGGCAGTTCCTTCAGGCTGTATCCCAACTGGGATGCTTCCCTCGTTCGCAACGATCTGGCCACTCTGCGCATGGAGAACTCAGCTGAGTACATTCCAGGCCTCGTTAACAGCGTTCGTCTGCCCAACTTCCGTCAGATCGATGTAGACTTTGCCGGTCAGATGAGTAGCATCAGCGGCTGGGGACGCTTCAATGACTCCAGCAACGAACTCTCCCCAACTCTTCGCTATGTACGCCTGCCCATCATGACCAACCTGGCCTGTACCCTCCGCTGGCCTGGAATCATTCAGCCCTCCAACATCTGCGCCGATGGAGCCAACGGTGGTCCCTGCAACGGAGACTCTGGTGGACCAGTGAGCGTCATTGAAGCTGATGGAGTCACAACTCAAGTGGGTATTGTGTCCTTTGGACTGGCTCTGGGATGTGAACTCAACTGGCCCAGTGCCCATGCTAGAGTCACATCCTTCCTCGAGTGGATCGACGAGAACACCGACCACGAGATCCGCGAAAACTGGTGA